The uncultured Trichococcus sp. DNA segment TATTGTAGCCCTTCAAGCGATACTGACCATTGATCGGATTAGAAAGTGAGGCCGATACAAAAGCAATTCTCTTCTTGCCGTTCGCGATCATGTTCGCTACGACTTCTTCCGTTGCCCCGATATAATCGATATTGACGCTTCCTACTTGTTGCTCAGGATCGATCGTCCCAGCCAGCACAACCGGCGTTTTGGAACGGGAGAATTCTGCGCGCAACTCATCTGTGATCTTGTTGCCCATGTAGATGATGCCATCCACTTGCTTCGCAAGTAAGGTGTTCAACACTTGGATTTCTTTCTGGTCATTCTGGTCGGAGTTCGCTAAAATGATATTGTATTTATACATTGTAGCGATATCATCGATTCCTCGCGCCAAAGATGCGAAGAACAAGTTTGTGACATCAGGGACAATAACCCCTACAGTCGTTGTTTTCTTGCTTGCCAAACCACGTGCGACCGCATTCGGTCTATAATCCAAACGTTCAATAACTTCCAATACCTTTTTCCTTGTGGATGGTTTTACGTTGGGATTACCGTTCACTACGCGGGA contains these protein-coding regions:
- the ccpA gene encoding catabolite control protein A, encoding MEKQTITIYDVAREANVSMATVSRVVNGNPNVKPSTRKKVLEVIERLDYRPNAVARGLASKKTTTVGVIVPDVTNLFFASLARGIDDIATMYKYNIILANSDQNDQKEIQVLNTLLAKQVDGIIYMGNKITDELRAEFSRSKTPVVLAGTIDPEQQVGSVNIDYIGATEEVVANMIANGKKRIAFVSASLSNPINGQYRLKGYNNALVNANIAFDEALVFECEPTLQNGELLADQLLEAGVDAAYVAGDELAIGLLNGIINADVSVPEAFEITASNNSRITEMARPKLTSIMLPLYDIGAVAMRLLTKIMNKEDIDEKSIVLPYKIVNRGTTLPKK